CGGCACGCTCGGGATCGAAGTCGGGGAAGCTGGCCGAGAGATCCTCGCCGCGCGCCGCCGCTTCGGCGAATTGCACCAGCACCTCGAGGCCATCCTCGGCGCAGACGCGCTCGCGGAACCGCATGAAGGCGGCGCGCCGCTCGGGATTGGGCGGGCCATCGCCGCCACCGAACCGGCGGCGGCCCTCGCGCGGCGGGGTGTCCGACGGGCGGTCACCCGCCTCCGGCCGTCCGGCACCGAAATTGCCGCGGGTCGACAGGCCGAACACCAGCCGTTCCGACCGGGTCCGGGCGAAGGTCACCGGCCGTCGGTCGAGCGAGACCAGCTGCCCCGCCCCGTCCCGCACGACACGATCGGGAAATGCCGCCTCGATCTCGTCGGTCAGCGCCGGGAAGTTGCGGGTGACGTTGGAGGAGCGGTTGCGAATATATTCGGCGGAGAACCGCGTATCCTTCCAGAACGGCAGTTCCCAGTTGGCGCTGAACTTCCAGTCGCGCTGCTGCTCCGCCAGCAGGTCGGGATTGCCGCCAGATAGCACCGTCGCCAGCACCGTCTCGCCGCGCGTGAAATCGAAAATCGGCACGTTGAAGCTCTGCACCTGCGGCGCGCCCAGATTGGTCAGCGAAGGTGCCTCGTCGGCCATGATGTAGGTCGCGGTGAGCGTCAGATCGCTGGTCACGCCCCAGGTCAGCCCCGCGCTCCAGTCGTAGAGCGTGCCGAAATCGGATAGGTCTTCGAAGCCCGCGCCCAGGTTGAGGCTCAGATCGCCGAGCGCCCCCCAAGCGCCGCCGCGCTCGGCGATCGGCACGGTGATGTTGGTCCCCGCATCCAGCCGCCGCCGGGTCAGGTCGGTGTCGAGCGCGGTGCGGGTGTCGCTGCTCGTAATGTTCTTCCAGTCGAGGCCGACATCGAAGGAGGTGCTGACTTCTCCGGCCGGCAGGATGATGGGGCGCCCGACCAGCGTCGCCTTGCTTTCGCCCGTGATTGTCCTGCCGCGAGCGACATCGAAGCCCGCATCCGCGCCCCGCGGCAGCGCGCCATCGAGCGCCAGCGTCCCGGCCAGCGCGGCATCGCGCAACGCGGTCGTGTCGAACCGCCGGTCTATTTCGGTCTCGCTCTCGGTATAAATCGCATCGAAGGTTGTAGTCAGATCGAAGTCGCCCAACCGGCGATTCATCGACCCCGATGCCGAAATCTTGTCGGAAGAAGTACGGCGTTCGAGCGGATCGTCCACGCCGAAGGTCCGAAACGCCTCCGCCCCGCCAGCATCGACCAGCATCACCGAATTGAGGCCCGAGAGACTGCGCGCCTGCTCGCGCTCGTAGGAGGCATTGAGGCTGAGCGAAGTACCGCTTTCGATCAGCGCCTTGGCCCAGTTGGCGGTCAGTTCCGCGGTGAGACCATCGGCGACGAGGCTGCGATAATCCGCCGGATCGGGATCGCCCGCGACATCGGGCAGCGATCCGGGGGTCTGGATCACCCCGCGCTCGGCCTCGGTCAGCAGCGAGGTATCCTGGATCTCGGCATTGATGTTGAGCCGCGCGCCATCGTTGATCGTCAGCAGCGTCGCTTCCTGCTCGGTCACGAAATAGCCGCCGCGCGACGGCCCTTCGAATTCAAGCTCGATCTCGCGGCTGGAATAGTTCTCCTTGAGGATCATGTTGACCACGCGGCGATCGGGCGGGAAGCCGAACCGCTGCGCCACCTCCTCCGGCAGCACTTCGACCTTGGCGATCGCCTCGGGCGGATAGCTGCGCAGTTCGCGGAAGCTGCCGATCCTGATCCCGTTGACGAGAAAGACCGGCTGGCCGCCTCCACGCCCGCGCGACGACCCGGTTTGCGGCGCAATCGCCTCGAGCAGTTCGGTGACCGAGGTGGCACCGACCGCCTCGATATCGGCCGCATTCAGTTCGAGGACCGGCGCCTGTTCGACATCGAGCTGCCCGCGCAGGCGCTCACCCGTGACCACGATTGAGCCCTGGATGGCGCCCTCATCCCCGCGTTCGGCCGGCACCTGCTGCGCGCGCAACGGGAGCGAGAAAGTGGCTACGAACGCGCATCCGAGCATGAGCGATTGGCGAATGGTCATATCCGCCGCCCCTTCACGAATTCGCCGCGCACGACAAGCTCTTGGAATGTATCGGTTTGCACCAGTTTCATGATTGTCAGCTATTCGCCCGATTGGCCGTTGATGGGTGCTGAACGCTCAAGGCTTCCCTTTTCTCCTCCGCGCAGCTAAAGGGCGCGGCCAGAAATGCACTGCAACACAGGTTAAGGACGTACATGGCCAAAGAAGAACTCCTCGAAATGCGCGGCAAGGTGGTGGAATTGCTGCCCAACGCGATGTTCCGGGTGGAGCTCGAAAACGGCCACGAGGTGCTTGGCCACACCGCCGGCAAGATGCGCAAGAACCGCATCCGCGTGCTGGTCGGTGACGAGGTACTGTGCGAATTGACGCCCTACGACCTCACCAAGGCGCGTATTACCTATCGCTTCATGCCCGGCCGGGGCGGTCCCGGCCCGCAATAAGCGCGCCGCTCTACCATGAGCGCGCCCCCATCCGCCAAACGCCTGGTGCTGGCATCGGCCAGCCCTCGTCGGCGCGAGCTTCTCGCGCGGCTTGGTGTCGAGCCCGCCGCCGTCACCCCCGCCCATATTGACGAGACCCCGCTCAAGGGGGAATTGCCGCGCGACTATGCCATCCGGATGGCGCGAGAGAAGGCCGAGGCAGCCGAGAGCGAAGATCATGTGCTGGCAGGTGATACGGTCGTCGCCGCCGGCCGCCGGATCCTGCCCAAGGCCGAGGACGAGGCGACGGCGCGCAAGTGCCTCGAACTTCTTTCCGGACGCCGTCACCGCGTCTTGTCGGCCATCGCCCTGCGTGCGCCCGACGGCAAGCTGCGCGAGAAACTGAGCGAGACCACGGTCCGCTTCAAACGCCTTTCTGTCGAGGAGATCGACGCCTACATCGCCAGCGGCGAATGGCATGGCAAGGCTGGCGGCTACGCTATCCAGGGCGCTGCGGAGGGACTGATCGCCTGGATCGAGGGCAGCCATTCGGGCGTCGTGGGCCTGCCACTCTTTGAAACGCGGGCGCTGCTGAAAGCGGCAGGGTTCGACCTTGGCTGAGTCGCTGGTCGAGCGCGGGATCGGCGAAGATCGCGCGATACTGGTGGAAGGCGACAAGGTGCTCGCGACCCGGATGCGCTGGCCTGGTGAGCCCTCTGCCGGTCAGAGGGTCAAGGCTCGGCTCACCCATCGTTCCAAAGGCTCGAACCGGGCCATCGGGCTGACGGAGAGCGGGCTCGAAATCCTGCTCGACCGGGTGCCGGTTTCGGCAAGCGAGGGATCGCAGGTCGACGTCATGCTGACACGCGCTCCGATAGCCGAGCGCGGTCGATTGAAGCGCGCGCAGGGGCGCATTGCGGCTGGGGATGCCGAAACGGGCGAACGCGACGTCTTTGCCGAAGCACGCGAGGTTCGCCGATTCCCGGCAGGACTGTGGGAAGAGGTGTGGGATGCTGCATCTTCAGGTGAAGTTGCTTTTGCGGGCGGATCGCTGCTGCTGAGCGTAACACCCGCAATGACGCTGATCGATATCGACGGCGACATTGCGCCGCGCGAGTTGGCGTTGGCTGCGATTCCCGCGCTCGCCGCGTCGCTGCGGCAATTCGATCTCGGCGGCTCCATCGGGATCGATTTCCCCACCATCGAAGCCAAGGCGGAGCGCAAGGCGATCGATGCCGCGCTCGATAGCGCGCTCGCCGATTGGCCGCACGAGCGCACCGCGATGAACGGCTTCGGTTTCGTGCAGATCGTCGCGCGGCTCGAGGGGCCATCGCTGCTCCACCGCTTTGCCACCAGCCGCGTCGGCACCTGCGCGCGGATGGCATTACGGCGCGCGGAGACGGTCGCCGAACCCGGTGCCCTGCTGCTGACCGTGCATCCGGCCGTCAAGGCCAAGCTCAAGCCGGAGTGGATCGAAGAGCTCGCCCGCCGAACCGGGCGCGAGGTGCGGATAGAGGCCGATCCCGGCCTTGCACTCGAAGCCGGTTTCGCGCAGGCGGTGCCGTTATGACGACGACCAAGCCCTGCCCCATTTGCAAGAAACCGCGCAGCGCGGAACACGCGCCGTTTTGCTCGACCCGCTGCAAGGATCGCGATCTCGCGCGCTGGTTCGGCGATGGCTATGCGGTACCGGGTCGGCCAGCGTCTCCAGAAGAAATTGCAGGCAAGGTCGTGCGCGAGGAGCGCGACTGATTTACCCCCTTGCCAAGCGTCCGCTGCTTCGCCATAGGGCGCCCTCCAGCGGCTCGCCGATCCCCACGGGATCGCACGCAGAGTGTTCGCCTCGGTAGCTCAGTTGGTAGAGCATGCGACTGAAAATCGCAGTGTCGGTGGTTCGAATCCGCCCCGAGGCACCACCCTCTTCAATCTAGTCCCGCAGATGCCCTGCCAGGGCCGAGAGGTCGTAACCTGCCGCGCTCGCGCGACCCAGCCGCTCGTCCACCGACAGACCCTGCGGGTTCGACAATGTTTCCATCGTGATGCACCGCGTGCCGGTCCGGCAATAGGCGAGCAGCGGCCCGTCGGTCTCGCGGCGAACGGCGCTGAACTGTTCGAGCGCGGCCTGGGGAAACTGTCCGCCGGAAACCGGCACATGATGGAAGGCAAGCCCGGCCGCTTCCGCCGCTGCCCGCATGGTGGCGGTATCGGGCTGTCCCGGCTCCTCGCCATCGGGGCGGTTGCACATGATCGCGACATAGCCCGCATCGGCAAGTGACTGCATGTCCTCAGGCCGGATCTGCGGGGCGACTGCGAAATTGCTGTCGACTTGGCGAATATCCATGAATTTCAACTTTCTATGAGACGCACCAGGCCCATCCCGGCGAGCATGGAGAAGATAAATATCGCGGCCGCGCTGGGTTCGATCACCAGTGCCGCGATACCCGGGCCCGGACACAGGCCCGCGACGCCCCAGCCCATTCCGAACAGCGCGGCGCCGCCGATCAGCCGGGGTTCGAGGTCCACCCGTTCGGGGAGCGAGAATTTCTCGGCAAAGAAGGGGTGCGCCATGCCTTTCTGGAAGCGCCAGACGATCGCCATGACGATCACTGCCCCGCCCATCACGAATGCCAGCGTGGGATCCCAATCACCGAACAGGTCGAGGAAGCCCCGCACCCGCGCGGGATTGGTCATTCCGCCAAGCGCGAGCCCCGCTCCGAACACGGTGCCCGACAGCAGCGGCGGTGCGATGCGGCGGATCATTGCAGCACCTCGAAGCCCAGCGCGTTCATTGCGGCGACCGTCGCAATGCCGGCGGCCATGAAGGTGGCGGTGGCGACGAGCGAGCGGCGTGACAGGCGGCTCACTCCGCACACGCCATGTCCGCTGGTGCAGCCGCTCCCCATGCGCGTGCCGATGCCGACCAGCAATCCGGCAATGGCCAGCGGAACGGGAGTCGCGAAGCTGGCCTCAAGTCCGCCCGAGAGCCAGGCGACGATCAGTGCCCCCAACGGCAAGCCGATGATGAAGGCCCAGGCGCCGTCGCGCGAGATGCCGCTGTCGCTGATGCCGAAGGCGCGCGCCGCGATGCCGGAGACCCCGGCAATCCTCCCCGCACCCAGCAGCATAAGCGCCGCCGCCAAGCCGATCAGGACGCCGCCGGCAAGGCCAGCGAGCGGTTCGGCATCAGGATAGCCGGGCAGCATCAGATCGCATCCACCGGCAATTTGAGATAACGCACACCATTCTCCTCCGGTTCGGGCAAATGGCCCGCACGCATATTGACCTGGACCGATGGCAGGATCAGCTTGGGCATGTCCAGCGTGGCGTCACGCGCCTCGCGCATCGTCACGAACTCGTCCTCGCTGATCCCATCGTGGGCATGGATATTGCCCTCTCGCTCTGCCGCGACGGTGGTCTCCCACACGTAGTGGTTGCGCCCCTGCGGCAGGTAGTCGTGGCACATGAACAGCCGCGTCTCGTCCGGCAGCGTCAAGATGCGCCGGAGCGAGCGGAACAACTGCCGGGCGTCCCCGCCGGGAAAATCCGCTCGCGCCGTGCCATAATCGGGCATGAACATCGTATCGCCGACAAAGGCCGCGTCTCCGATCACGTAAGCGATGCAGGCTGGGGTATGTCCCGGCACATGGAGGACCGTGACCGGCAGCGCGCCAAGCTCGAAGGTATCGCCATCGGCAAACAGCAGGTCGAAATCCGAGCCGTCGCGCTGAAACTCGGTCCCAGCGTTGAAAACCTTGCCGAACACCTCCTGCACGGTGGTGATATGCTCACCAATCGCGATCTTTCCGCCGAGCCTTTGCTGCAGATAGGGCGCGGCCGAAAGATGATCGGCATGGGCGTGCGTTTCGAGGAGGTATTTCACCTCGAGGCCGTGCTCGGTCACATATTCGATCACCGCATCTGCCGAAGTGAACGCGGTCCGCCCTGAACTGGCATCGAAATCGAGCACCGGATCGACGACAGCGGCTTGCTTCGTGGCGGGATCATGGACGACATAGCTGACGGTGTTGGTGGCCGTATCGAAGAACGCCTCCACTTCTGGTCGCAGGCTCTCGTCGGCGAGCGCGCGTGCGGCCTGCGCCCTTGCTGCCTCGATCGCGCTGTCCGAACCGCTCATGGAAATGCTCCTTTGCAATCTGTATTTTAGGGCCGTCGCCAGCATTTGCTAGCCGGGGAAGCCGGAACTACGCATTGAGCAGCATCAAGGCTTCCACGCCAACCGGTCCAAGCGAGCCGCCCCACGAGACCGCCGGGATCAGTGGACGGTCAGTGCCACGACGCTGGTCAGCACACGGCGCATGAAATCGACCTGCCCCTTGGCGCCGGTCTTGGAATAGATCTTCTTCGAGTAATTGCGCGCGGTTTCGATGGTCAGGCCGTGTTTCTCCGCCGCTTCGGCGATAGACAGGCCCTGCGCGATCGACCACGCGAAGCGCGCCTCGCTCTGCGTGAGGTTGAAGACATCCACCAGTTGCTGGCAGCGGTCGGCCGAGGAGCTTTCTTCGCCGCGGAAATAGACCACCGCCACCGCCTTGCTGTCGCCCGAGAGCGCTTCGACCCGGACGGGAGAGACCAGCACGTCGATCCACGGATCCTGGCTGAGATTGATGGCGCGCGGCCGCGCCTGGGGATCGGCGGCAAACTCCTTCGTCAGTTCCATCAGTTGCCGGTCGATTGCGGGAGAGGAAGGCGTCAGGCGATCGTAGGCACCCCGACGCAACACGCCCGAGCGGCTCATAAACCTGTCGGCCTGCTCATCGTGATCGACAATCCGCGCCTGGCGGTCGATCGAGATCCAGCCGAAATCGATGTGG
This region of Altererythrobacter sp. CAU 1644 genomic DNA includes:
- a CDS encoding Maf family protein, producing the protein MSAPPSAKRLVLASASPRRRELLARLGVEPAAVTPAHIDETPLKGELPRDYAIRMAREKAEAAESEDHVLAGDTVVAAGRRILPKAEDEATARKCLELLSGRRHRVLSAIALRAPDGKLREKLSETTVRFKRLSVEEIDAYIASGEWHGKAGGYAIQGAAEGLIAWIEGSHSGVVGLPLFETRALLKAAGFDLG
- a CDS encoding ribonuclease, which produces MAESLVERGIGEDRAILVEGDKVLATRMRWPGEPSAGQRVKARLTHRSKGSNRAIGLTESGLEILLDRVPVSASEGSQVDVMLTRAPIAERGRLKRAQGRIAAGDAETGERDVFAEAREVRRFPAGLWEEVWDAASSGEVAFAGGSLLLSVTPAMTLIDIDGDIAPRELALAAIPALAASLRQFDLGGSIGIDFPTIEAKAERKAIDAALDSALADWPHERTAMNGFGFVQIVARLEGPSLLHRFATSRVGTCARMALRRAETVAEPGALLLTVHPAVKAKLKPEWIEELARRTGREVRIEADPGLALEAGFAQAVPL
- the infA gene encoding translation initiation factor IF-1, coding for MAKEELLEMRGKVVELLPNAMFRVELENGHEVLGHTAGKMRKNRIRVLVGDEVLCELTPYDLTKARITYRFMPGRGGPGPQ
- the yacG gene encoding DNA gyrase inhibitor YacG — its product is MTTTKPCPICKKPRSAEHAPFCSTRCKDRDLARWFGDGYAVPGRPASPEEIAGKVVREERD
- a CDS encoding DUF6691 family protein, whose protein sequence is MIRRIAPPLLSGTVFGAGLALGGMTNPARVRGFLDLFGDWDPTLAFVMGGAVIVMAIVWRFQKGMAHPFFAEKFSLPERVDLEPRLIGGAALFGMGWGVAGLCPGPGIAALVIEPSAAAIFIFSMLAGMGLVRLIES
- a CDS encoding helix-turn-helix transcriptional regulator; its protein translation is MRVPNLGETELLVPLHDGVFEQPMWRTFLERLRAVTECELAGLIVRAPEGPPTTMLAVAPGERPPPVQHLFGRDSRLGEMREGRVYSPDELAGLDAPDLLMTENRHLRMVRMHEASGLEAWLLLANGEPVPTSVANLMSALVPHLRVALRVLARLERERARASMSAGAVSHIDFGWISIDRQARIVDHDEQADRFMSRSGVLRRGAYDRLTPSSPAIDRQLMELTKEFAADPQARPRAINLSQDPWIDVLVSPVRVEALSGDSKAVAVVYFRGEESSSADRCQQLVDVFNLTQSEARFAWSIAQGLSIAEAAEKHGLTIETARNYSKKIYSKTGAKGQVDFMRRVLTSVVALTVH
- a CDS encoding TonB-dependent receptor, which codes for MTIRQSLMLGCAFVATFSLPLRAQQVPAERGDEGAIQGSIVVTGERLRGQLDVEQAPVLELNAADIEAVGATSVTELLEAIAPQTGSSRGRGGGQPVFLVNGIRIGSFRELRSYPPEAIAKVEVLPEEVAQRFGFPPDRRVVNMILKENYSSREIELEFEGPSRGGYFVTEQEATLLTINDGARLNINAEIQDTSLLTEAERGVIQTPGSLPDVAGDPDPADYRSLVADGLTAELTANWAKALIESGTSLSLNASYEREQARSLSGLNSVMLVDAGGAEAFRTFGVDDPLERRTSSDKISASGSMNRRLGDFDLTTTFDAIYTESETEIDRRFDTTALRDAALAGTLALDGALPRGADAGFDVARGRTITGESKATLVGRPIILPAGEVSTSFDVGLDWKNITSSDTRTALDTDLTRRRLDAGTNITVPIAERGGAWGALGDLSLNLGAGFEDLSDFGTLYDWSAGLTWGVTSDLTLTATYIMADEAPSLTNLGAPQVQSFNVPIFDFTRGETVLATVLSGGNPDLLAEQQRDWKFSANWELPFWKDTRFSAEYIRNRSSNVTRNFPALTDEIEAAFPDRVVRDGAGQLVSLDRRPVTFARTRSERLVFGLSTRGNFGAGRPEAGDRPSDTPPREGRRRFGGGDGPPNPERRAAFMRFRERVCAEDGLEVLVQFAEAAARGEDLSASFPDFDPERAARMLERMRSEDGTIDRDRIAQFRERICSFDPSRMGQGRRGDAEGQAGGPESPRGRRGPGGGPGGPGGFGRDGRGRYFVNLTHTIELDSTILIADGLPVLDVLAGEGGGGIPRHKTSLEAGIFRNGKGMRLSARYTGKETIDGGDAPGASDLTFGDLATVDLRVFFDLGRLLKQDEGFLKNFRVSFRADNVFDARRRVTDENGEVPLSYQPALIDPTGRYIGIDLRKMF
- a CDS encoding YeeE/YedE family protein yields the protein MLPGYPDAEPLAGLAGGVLIGLAAALMLLGAGRIAGVSGIAARAFGISDSGISRDGAWAFIIGLPLGALIVAWLSGGLEASFATPVPLAIAGLLVGIGTRMGSGCTSGHGVCGVSRLSRRSLVATATFMAAGIATVAAMNALGFEVLQ
- a CDS encoding TIGR01244 family sulfur transferase, producing MDIRQVDSNFAVAPQIRPEDMQSLADAGYVAIMCNRPDGEEPGQPDTATMRAAAEAAGLAFHHVPVSGGQFPQAALEQFSAVRRETDGPLLAYCRTGTRCITMETLSNPQGLSVDERLGRASAAGYDLSALAGHLRD
- a CDS encoding MBL fold metallo-hydrolase: MSGSDSAIEAARAQAARALADESLRPEVEAFFDTATNTVSYVVHDPATKQAAVVDPVLDFDASSGRTAFTSADAVIEYVTEHGLEVKYLLETHAHADHLSAAPYLQQRLGGKIAIGEHITTVQEVFGKVFNAGTEFQRDGSDFDLLFADGDTFELGALPVTVLHVPGHTPACIAYVIGDAAFVGDTMFMPDYGTARADFPGGDARQLFRSLRRILTLPDETRLFMCHDYLPQGRNHYVWETTVAAEREGNIHAHDGISEDEFVTMREARDATLDMPKLILPSVQVNMRAGHLPEPEENGVRYLKLPVDAI